The DNA sequence TGACGACAAAAACCAAAAGGCTGGATGCGAACCGACCCCACAACATAAAACTGATCGTCTAGGTAGTAGACAGAAACCTCGTGAATATTATCACCCCTTGCTTCAATCATAATTATGGCACCTCACAAATAACCAACGTTACATCTTTACTTTGAGCATAGTTTTGCAATTCCTCCAACTTTTCAATCTGTTCTGGGCTAGCTTTCCCTGCAGGAATACCAATCTCTACATATCTATCTTGAAAATTTTCTTCTTTACAGCTGTTTTAATATCTCCCTGGCAATATCTTTTGTAGAAACGGGTGGAGAGAATGTTTTTTCTGAAATTGTTTTCCATTGCATATCTCCCCTATACATTTTATCGGGGTTTTCAGTATCCATATCAACGCTTCCATCTTCCTTCCACCATAAAGACCATAACTTTAAGGCGTGGTTCCACACCCTGTTTTTTTCTCCATCCCATGGTTTTATTTCTAGATTTGCATGGTCCGGGTCAAAATGAGATTTACTTACTATGTGAGCTGAATCGATTGCTTGAGAGAGTTTTTCAATACTGAAATCTTGTAATTTTATCACAGGGTTAACATGTGCCCAGACAAAAATAGGTGGAAGCTCTACCGAACCAACCACATAAAGAATTCTATTAAATAAGTAAATGGATACATGATGATACGTTTTTTTAATTTCAACCATAGATTATGGCACCTCAACTATAACCAGTGTAACATCTTTTGTTTGCGCGTAATCCTGTAGTTCATAAAGCTTTTCAATCTGTTCTGGGCTAGCTTTCCCTGCAGGAATACCAACTTCTAAATATCTATCTTGAAAATTTTCTTCTTCACAGCTGTTTTAATATCTCCCTAGCAATATCTTTTGTAGAAACGGGTGGAGATAAATGTTTCTTGGCACCCTTTATACTCCTCCAAGCCTTACCTTCTCCCAAATCTGGTTCATTAGGATCGTAGGGTTCATCAAGCGACATGTCCACACTTCCGTCTTCATTCCACCATATTGACCACGATTTTGAAGAATTATTCCAAACTCTTTCATGTTCTCCGTCCCACGGTTTTATTTCTGGGTTTGCATGATCAGGATGAAAGCGTGACTTACTTATCAGTCGAGCCACCCCTATAGCATCCGCAAGTTTATCTCTATTGTGGTTTTTTACTGTAATAATAGGATTTACTTGCCTCCACACAAAAATAGGTGGCATTTCGACCGCCCCCACAACGTAAAACATGTCACTGAAATAATAGACAAGGACAAGGTGGGCTGTTTTTTTTATTGGCTCAGTCATATTTATTATTTTATTATGGCACCTCCACGATGACAAGTGTTACATCTCGACTTTGTGCATAATCTTGTAATTCATGAAGCTTGGCAGTCTGTTCTGGGTTGGTTCTTCCTGCAGGAATACCTAGCTCTAAATACCTGTCCTGAAAATTACGCCCTCTTTCAAAAACCATATCTTTCCATCGTCCATAAGTAAATCCACTAAGTTCATCAATATATTTTCTCACTGTCGAATCAACTTCTCTTATATCTTGATATGATTTTAGTGCTAAGTCAAGCGTCTTCATGCTTGTTGCTGTCATTGCATCAATAACGATATCATCAACTACGGGACAGTTACTACCCAAATTAGCCCTACGCAACTGTTCGTAATCATGTCCACGTGCATCTATTCCTTTTTCGCTCCACAAAGTATCTCTATGTAGTTTAGTTTGCAATTCGTCATGACTCATACTAAACCAATGTGGTCGTTCTTTTGTTTGCTCTTTCTCTGGTCGATTTCCACGCCCACCGTCGCCTGCAGATTTTGATGCAACATCTCATCTTCTAAATAAAAACCAAACGCTTTATCACATCTTGGGGTATGAATATAATGCAGGGACAACTTGAATATCTCCTCTTTCAACACTCTCTTTTAAGGTATTTTGCAGAGCTTTGAAATGAGAATATTGAATAATTGTCTTTAAAGCACTTAAATAAATATTGCCTGTATTTGGAACGACTAGATCGACATTTCTATCAATATTCGCAAAAGCTATGCCTTTTCCATTAATCGTTATGGCCGGACTTTTAATGTCGGGGTTACTGTTTCCCATAAAAACAAGCAGGCTTTTGTTTTTAGCTACAAATTCCCTAAAATATCTTGTGGTGTATCCCATGAATGATTCGTAACCTGCTAAATCCCTTGTTAATTCTGATCTTTTTTGAGCTTCTGCCGAAACTACACTAGTAATATCAATATTCGCATCGGGTCGTTTTTCGGTAATGGTTATCCCTCGATTTAACGCTGATAAATCTAATCTTGCAATTAGATCATCATAAAAGGATTTTCTTGCTTTACCAATCTGCCTGCGTAAAGTAGGATTATCTCTTAATTCTTGGCTTCGTTTATATTGTTTATCATAAGGAATGGTTAAATTATCCCTAATTATTAAGTAGGCTAAGGCATGTAGAATAAAAAACTCACTAAAAGGTGCCCACCAAAGATCTCATTGACTCTATAAAATTAGAGACTTTAATGTCATCTGGAGCTAAAAAATCCCCATATGGAATTTTATCCCAAGATATTAAGAGATTATTGTCTCTATAGACTAACCTTCTTTCTTCTCTACCCTTTTCCCTATAGTTTTGCGCAGGCAAAAGATCTGTTATCGCTCTGTTTGGCTGTGTTTCAGTAATACTCATATATAAACCAAAAATAACTTTAGGGGCTATTATAGCCTATTACATCATTCATATCAAATATTATAGGCTCTAGTTGCAAAAGCTCTCCAGCATTCAAATTAATCATGAATTCGAATCCCACTGGGGCTCTACATTATGAGTTTAACGTTGGGAGGAGATCACGCTGGCTTCTGCTTTTTTATCTGGTCTTTGCGCCAGGCGGCAATTGGGAAATGAAAATATCTGTACTTGGGAGACAATCTTTAAAATTAATTTTTTCTGGCTTAAACCATTTAAAATCTCGATTCTCTTGATTAGCAATTTTGGGTTGTCCTCTAATAATTTGAGTCAAATAACACAAAAGGATACCGTGATAAATCATTTTATCGGTCCTAAAAACATAAGAGGTAAGAAAAGGCGTTTTCGTCAAGATCCTAACTTCCACGCCCAATTCCTCTTTAAGCTCTGTTACCAGCCTTTCTTCGGGATTATCACCGAATTCTAAATGTCCCCCAGGAATGCCCCATTTTCCATCCCAAATCGGAAATTCTTGTTCATTTCTCTGGGTGAGCAGGACTTCGTTATTTTTATTTAGCGACCAAAAGTACGCCATATTCAAAAAAACCCGTTTCAAAACGGGGAAAGACTAGTTTAAAATGACGACTAAAAATCCTTTTTTGTTAAGTTTGTTTTAATTTTTTCTCTATAAAATAAAAAAGCTCTTCCGCATCAAAAAGGGCCTGTTCTGTTTCCTCTTTTGAATAATCAATAATGGCATCAGCCGGATACTTCGTTTCAATGAAATATTCGTTAAGTATTTTACATTGTTTTTCGAATTGCAAAAAATCCCGATCTTTATCCACGCACATTGTCAAAAGCAAAGGAAGAATATGAATTTTAGGAAGAAATTCCAACCCTTTGGCTAAAAGATAGGCTTTAAGAGCCTTCTCGGTTGCTTGATGGCAAAAATAACATGTCGTATCCGTATAACCGCCATGACGATTATTCAAAAATCCCGTATCAAGATCACGCCTGGCTTTTAATAGCCAATCTTCATAATATTTAGATTCGCGAAACTTTTTCTTCACAGAAAAGCTTTGCTTAACCATACAGAACTTTACCTTTTTGGAGAATTTCGCTTATAAAAACATTGCCCCTGTTGATTTCGTACTCTACCTCCGAGGGAGTATAAATCAAAAAATCTACGGGGATATTTTGGGCAGGAAGACATGACCAAGCTTCTGTAGCTCTTTTTCCCAATCTGCTCACTAAAGTTTTTTTGATCAAGAAAAGATCTATGTCATTACTTTGGGTTTTAGAATCAATCATACTACCGAAGAGAATGATCTTTTCCGGCTTGTAGCCCTTTTTAAGAGCAGCTACTATTTGAGGAAGTTTTTTAAGATAATCTTCCTTTCTACTCGCGGAGAAACTTTGCTTCTTTAGCATACTTAATTATCTTAACATATCCGTCAACTTATTTTCGTCAAGTTTCTGCTTTTTTTCTGGTCTTTGTGCCAAGCGGTGATTGAAATTGATATCTTGACTTTAATTCTTTAAACATCTTAAATAAAGATGTGCAAACTACTAAAAAACCCAATATCGAATTAAAAAGACTAGAAAAACTGCTAAACAAGCTTCTTGAGCAAACTGAAATTACGAAGATTGAGGCAAGAAAACTTAACGAAAAAATTGAGGGAACGCGAAACTGGACATGGTTTGAGCTTGAAAAATTTTCAGATAAAATCCTCGACGAGATGGCTTTACTTAGAAACGATGTGGCCAACATAAAAGACGAAATTATAACTGAACTTAAAACGTCAAGAGAGGAATTTGTCGCCCATCAAGGCGCTCACTTCCGCAAACAAGAAACACTTGACGATCACGAAAAAAGAATTGCCAAACTGGAAAATTCTTCTCTTCCTTCTGTTAACCCCACCTAGATTTAAATTGATTTTTATGGATATAAATGTCCCAGTCTTCGCTTTTTGGCCTCTAAATCTTTGGCGGTCATTTTGCTATTTACTTTGATGGGTAACGGTTCGACGTCAACGACAAACCCCGCCTCCCGCAATGCCGCAAGTTTATCGGGATTATGCGTCATCATTCGCAATGGGGCGGTAACATGCAAATTCCTGTAAATATCAACCCCGGCCTGGTAACAACGGTTTTCTCCCTTCATGCCCTGATTCTCAAAAGCCGTTACCGTATCCACGCCTTTTTCCACCATTTCCTTAAGCTGTAAAACCTTGCCCGCCAAACCATTTCCCCTGCCCTCTTGATGCAGCCAAACGATTAACCCTCTGTTGGCATCGGCTATCTTTTTCATCGCTGCTTCTATTTGTTCATGGCAATCGCAGTTGGTAGCGTGAAAAGTTTCTGCCGTCACACAAGACGAATGCAGACGGGTTAATAATGGTTCTTTTGTGGTTATGTCACCTTTGTATAAAACAACGTGTTCTTCATTATCATCTTTTTGCCGATAACTGACTATATGCCATATTCCTGTTTTTGTAGGCAATAATCCCTCGGCAGTTCTTTCAACGATTGATTGGTACTTATTAGGTTCCATAGCTACTCTCCTTTCAATTGGCCTATATTGCTGGCCGATGATCCACCTGTCTAACATATTATCCTTTAAAAATTAATTTTTTGCTAATTTTAGTTCTATCTACATGGAAAGCTGTTCTTTTCTCTCCATGAGTGGTACAAATAAATATTGTTCCAAAAACAACCCCGCACCTTGAGCAGAATAAAGTTTTGTCGTCTTGTCTTGCCAACCCTCATTCCAGCACCTTATCGGGATAAATTTTCCTAAACATCCTGTGGGATAGACCGTCTTTTTGGTAAATTAATAATTTTCCTTTACAGATTATACACTTAACTAAATTGACAGTTGAGATATTACCTCTTGTCTCCCGATATTTGTCTCCTATAAGTTTCATAATTATGAGATTAAGTCCTGCATTTTCCTTTCAGGTTTTACTTTTAATTTCATCTCGTCTCCAGGCGGCAAAGGTACAGGTCGGATAATTACGGCAACCGAAAAAGCTTCTGCCTTTTTTCGTTTTTTTGATGACGATGTTTCCCCCGCACTCGGGGCATTTAAGATCGGTTTTGTTGACAAAATTTTTCGTGAACTTGCACTCCGGAAATTTAGAACAGGCCAAAAACTTGCCAAATTTGCCCAGCCTTATAACCAAAGGCGCCCCGCACTTCTCGCACTTCTCGTCGGTTTCCTCAACCGGAACGGCCACCCTTTTGGCTTTCTCCAAAACCTCGTCCAGTTTTTTTTCAAAAGGAGTATAAAACTCGGAAAGCATCGGCTGCCATTCAACTTCACCGTTGGCAATGGCATCCAAATTATCTTCCATTTTCGCGGTAAAATCGTAATCAACAATTTCCGCAAAGTTCGCGACCAAAAAATCATTGACGGTTGTCCCTAAAACCGTCGGCGCAAATTTTTTGCCCCGCCCGCCTCCTGATGGGTCGGTTTTTTCCACATACTGGCGCTCCTGAATGGTCGAAATAATCGGCGCGTAAGTTGACGGCCGGCCAATCCCCTTTTCCTCCAAAGTTTTAATCAGGGTCG is a window from the Patescibacteria group bacterium genome containing:
- a CDS encoding NUDIX hydrolase gives rise to the protein MAYFWSLNKNNEVLLTQRNEQEFPIWDGKWGIPGGHLEFGDNPEERLVTELKEELGVEVRILTKTPFLTSYVFRTDKMIYHGILLCYLTQIIRGQPKIANQENRDFKWFKPEKINFKDCLPSTDIFISQLPPGAKTR
- a CDS encoding HEPN domain-containing protein: MVKQSFSVKKKFRESKYYEDWLLKARRDLDTGFLNNRHGGYTDTTCYFCHQATEKALKAYLLAKGLEFLPKIHILPLLLTMCVDKDRDFLQFEKQCKILNEYFIETKYPADAIIDYSKEETEQALFDAEELFYFIEKKLKQT
- a CDS encoding nucleotidyltransferase domain-containing protein, coding for MLKKQSFSASRKEDYLKKLPQIVAALKKGYKPEKIILFGSMIDSKTQSNDIDLFLIKKTLVSRLGKRATEAWSCLPAQNIPVDFLIYTPSEVEYEINRGNVFISEILQKGKVLYG
- a CDS encoding GTP cyclohydrolase II; this encodes MLDRWIIGQQYRPIERRVAMEPNKYQSIVERTAEGLLPTKTGIWHIVSYRQKDDNEEHVVLYKGDITTKEPLLTRLHSSCVTAETFHATNCDCHEQIEAAMKKIADANRGLIVWLHQEGRGNGLAGKVLQLKEMVEKGVDTVTAFENQGMKGENRCYQAGVDIYRNLHVTAPLRMMTHNPDKLAALREAGFVVDVEPLPIKVNSKMTAKDLEAKKRRLGHLYP